One window from the genome of Elaeis guineensis isolate ETL-2024a chromosome 5, EG11, whole genome shotgun sequence encodes:
- the LOC105046064 gene encoding probable NOT transcription complex subunit VIP2 isoform X1, with protein sequence MSGLLNSGLNGSASNLSDSIGRPFATSFSAQSATVPGFHHSGLHNIHGSFNVPNMPSSFASRNAAMSGIPSSGVQQPGGSISSGRFASNNIPVAMSQLSHGQSGVTNRGGISVVGNLAFSNSTNGVGGLVPGISSNLASAGNRNSVPGIGVSPILGNLGPRITGSVGNIVGGSNTGRSIVSGGLSVPGVASRMNLAANTGNGSLNVQGSNRLMSGILQQAPQMIGMLGNSYPTSGGPLSQSQMQTGNDALSSVGMLHDVNSNDNSPFDINDFPHLMGCPSSAGGPQGQLGSLRKQGVGISSIVQQNQEFSIQNEDFPALPGYKGNNSNFSMDLQQKEQVHDNMSMIQSQHLPMARSPAFNLGGTYPPNCQQQQQNASSVHNSGVFASGSNKDLLHMHGSDLFPSSHGTYHSQVQNMGPPSIGLRALNSPNPASSFGTYEQLIQQYQQPQNQSPFHLQQMSAVSQLYGDQNLKSMQGTQTPDRFGLLGLLSVIRMNDPDLTSLALGVDLTRLGLNLNSSDNLHKTFGSPWSDELGKGEPDYCIPTCYYAKQPPTLHQGHFSKFQRETLFYIFYSMPKDEAQLYAANELYSRGWFYHRELRLWLARIPHVEPLVKTQTYERGSYICFDPNMWEIIHKLLHCRTILFSNTRQLRNQHFLLVTLNISKCSTCKYLCTSVISPRNKCDPFYSSDRILWIISLCF encoded by the exons ATGTCAGGGCTGCTCAAT TCAGGCCTGAATGGTTCAGCTTCAAATCTCTCTGACTCCATAGGCAGACCTTTTGCAACATCTTTTTCTGCTCAATCTGCAACAGTTCCTGGTTTTCATCACTCTG GATTGCACAACATTCATGGTAGCTTCAATGTTCCAAACATGCCTAGCTCATTTGCATCACGGAATGCAGCAATGAGTGGTATACCGTCAAGTGGTGTTCAGCAACCTGGGGGAAGCATTTCAAGTGGGCGATTTGCATCAAATAATATTCCAGTTGCTATGTCTCAG ctttCACATGGACAGTCAGGTGTCACCAATAGAGGGGGCATCAGTGTAGTGGGGAACCTTGCTTTTAGTAATAGCACAAATGGAGTTGGTGGTTTGGTACCTGGGATATCCTCTAACTTGGCTAGTGCTGGTAACCGTAATTCTGTTCCTGGGATTGGAGTTTCCCCAATTCTGGGAAATTTAGGTCCTCGAATCACAGGCTCAGTTGGAAATATTGTTGGTGGAAGCAACACTGGAAGAAGCATAGTCTCCGGTGGATTATCCGTTCCTGGTGTTGCATCACGTATGAATTTAGCTGCTAATACTGGAAATGGAAGTCTAAATGTCCAAGGTTCTAATAGGTTGATGAGTGGCATTCTTCAACAAG CACCACAGATGATTGGTATGCTTGGAAATTCTTATCCTACATCTGGAGGACCGTTATCTCAGAGCCAAATGCAAACAGGAAATGATGCATTAAGCTCTGTGGGGATGTTACATGATGTAAACTCTAATGATAATTCTCCTTTTGACATAAATGATTTTCCTCATTTGATGGGCTGTCCTAGTTCTGCTGGAGGACCTCAAGGGCAATTGG GTTCATTGCGAAAGCAAGGGGTTGGAATTAGCTCTATTGTACAACAGAACCAGGAATTTAGCATACAAAATGAAGATTTTCCGGCTTTGCCTGGATATAAAG GCAATAACTCAAATTTTTCTATGGATTTGCAGCAGAAGGAACAAGTTCATGATAACATGTCAATGATCCAGTCACAGCATTTACCT ATGGCTAGATCCCCTGCTTTTAACTTAGGAGGCACCTACCCACCTAACTGTCAGCAACAACAGCAGAATGCTTCTTCAGTCCATAATAGTGGAGTCTTTGCATCTGGAAGTAACAAAGACCTACTCCATATGCATGGCTCTGATCTGTTTCCGTCCTCTCATGGAACCTATCACTCTCAG GTTCAGAACATGGGGCCTCCTAGCATTGGATTGAGAGCTCTGAATTCTCCCAATCCTGCTTCTAGTTTTGGAACTTATGAGCAACTTATTCAGCAATATCAACAACCACAGAATCAATCTCCATTTCACTTGCAACAGATGTCTGCTGTTTCTCAGTTATATGGAGATCAGAATTTGAAGTCCATGCAGGGAACACAAACTCCTGATCGGTTTGGCTTGCTGGGTTTGTTAAGTGTAATAAGGATGAATGATCCAGATCTGACATCCCTTGCCTTAGGAGTTGACCTTACGAGATTAGGATTGAATTTGAACTCTTCAGATAATCTTCATAAGACATTTGGTTCTCCATGGTCTGATGAACTTGGCAAAGGAGAGCCTGACTATTGCATTCCTACTTGCTATTATGCCAAACAACCACCAACACTACAT CAAGGGCATTTTTCGAAGTTTCAGAGAGAGACACTATTTTACATCTTTTACAG CATGCCAAAAGATGAAGCTCAATTGTATGCTGCCAATGAACT ATATTCTCGAGGATGGTTTTACCACAGAGAACTCCGGTTGTGGCTTGCAAGAATTCCACATGTGGAGCCACTTGTCAAGACTCAGACTTATGAAAGGGGATCCTACATTTGTTTTGATCCAAACATGTGGGAAATAATCCATAAG CTGTTGCACTGCAGGACAATTTTGTTCTCCAATACGAGGCAATTGAGAAACCAACACTTCCTTCTAGTCACGCTTAACATTAGTAAATGCTCA
- the LOC105046064 gene encoding probable NOT transcription complex subunit VIP2 isoform X4, which yields MSGLLNSGLNGSASNLSDSIGRPFATSFSAQSATVPGFHHSGLHNIHGSFNVPNMPSSFASRNAAMSGIPSSGVQQPGGSISSGRFASNNIPVAMSQLSHGQSGVTNRGGISVVGNLAFSNSTNGVGGLVPGISSNLASAGNRNSVPGIGVSPILGNLGPRITGSVGNIVGGSNTGRSIVSGGLSVPGVASRMNLAANTGNGSLNVQGSNRLMSGILQQAPQMIGMLGNSYPTSGGPLSQSQMQTGNDALSSVGMLHDVNSNDNSPFDINDFPHLMGCPSSAGGPQGQLGSLRKQGVGISSIVQQNQEFSIQNEDFPALPGYKGNNSNFSMDLQQKEQVHDNMSMIQSQHLPMARSPAFNLGGTYPPNCQQQQQNASSVHNSGVFASGSNKDLLHMHGSDLFPSSHGTYHSQVQNMGPPSIGLRALNSPNPASSFGTYEQLIQQYQQPQNQSPFHLQQMSAVSQLYGDQNLKSMQGTQTPDRFGLLGLLSVIRMNDPDLTSLALGVDLTRLGLNLNSSDNLHKTFGSPWSDELGKGEPDYCIPTCYYAKQPPTLHQGHFSKFQRETLFYIFYSMPKDEAQLYAANELYSRGWFYHRELRLWLARIPHVEPLVKTQTYERGSYICFDPNMWEIIHKDNFVLQYEAIEKPTLPSSHA from the exons ATGTCAGGGCTGCTCAAT TCAGGCCTGAATGGTTCAGCTTCAAATCTCTCTGACTCCATAGGCAGACCTTTTGCAACATCTTTTTCTGCTCAATCTGCAACAGTTCCTGGTTTTCATCACTCTG GATTGCACAACATTCATGGTAGCTTCAATGTTCCAAACATGCCTAGCTCATTTGCATCACGGAATGCAGCAATGAGTGGTATACCGTCAAGTGGTGTTCAGCAACCTGGGGGAAGCATTTCAAGTGGGCGATTTGCATCAAATAATATTCCAGTTGCTATGTCTCAG ctttCACATGGACAGTCAGGTGTCACCAATAGAGGGGGCATCAGTGTAGTGGGGAACCTTGCTTTTAGTAATAGCACAAATGGAGTTGGTGGTTTGGTACCTGGGATATCCTCTAACTTGGCTAGTGCTGGTAACCGTAATTCTGTTCCTGGGATTGGAGTTTCCCCAATTCTGGGAAATTTAGGTCCTCGAATCACAGGCTCAGTTGGAAATATTGTTGGTGGAAGCAACACTGGAAGAAGCATAGTCTCCGGTGGATTATCCGTTCCTGGTGTTGCATCACGTATGAATTTAGCTGCTAATACTGGAAATGGAAGTCTAAATGTCCAAGGTTCTAATAGGTTGATGAGTGGCATTCTTCAACAAG CACCACAGATGATTGGTATGCTTGGAAATTCTTATCCTACATCTGGAGGACCGTTATCTCAGAGCCAAATGCAAACAGGAAATGATGCATTAAGCTCTGTGGGGATGTTACATGATGTAAACTCTAATGATAATTCTCCTTTTGACATAAATGATTTTCCTCATTTGATGGGCTGTCCTAGTTCTGCTGGAGGACCTCAAGGGCAATTGG GTTCATTGCGAAAGCAAGGGGTTGGAATTAGCTCTATTGTACAACAGAACCAGGAATTTAGCATACAAAATGAAGATTTTCCGGCTTTGCCTGGATATAAAG GCAATAACTCAAATTTTTCTATGGATTTGCAGCAGAAGGAACAAGTTCATGATAACATGTCAATGATCCAGTCACAGCATTTACCT ATGGCTAGATCCCCTGCTTTTAACTTAGGAGGCACCTACCCACCTAACTGTCAGCAACAACAGCAGAATGCTTCTTCAGTCCATAATAGTGGAGTCTTTGCATCTGGAAGTAACAAAGACCTACTCCATATGCATGGCTCTGATCTGTTTCCGTCCTCTCATGGAACCTATCACTCTCAG GTTCAGAACATGGGGCCTCCTAGCATTGGATTGAGAGCTCTGAATTCTCCCAATCCTGCTTCTAGTTTTGGAACTTATGAGCAACTTATTCAGCAATATCAACAACCACAGAATCAATCTCCATTTCACTTGCAACAGATGTCTGCTGTTTCTCAGTTATATGGAGATCAGAATTTGAAGTCCATGCAGGGAACACAAACTCCTGATCGGTTTGGCTTGCTGGGTTTGTTAAGTGTAATAAGGATGAATGATCCAGATCTGACATCCCTTGCCTTAGGAGTTGACCTTACGAGATTAGGATTGAATTTGAACTCTTCAGATAATCTTCATAAGACATTTGGTTCTCCATGGTCTGATGAACTTGGCAAAGGAGAGCCTGACTATTGCATTCCTACTTGCTATTATGCCAAACAACCACCAACACTACAT CAAGGGCATTTTTCGAAGTTTCAGAGAGAGACACTATTTTACATCTTTTACAG CATGCCAAAAGATGAAGCTCAATTGTATGCTGCCAATGAACT ATATTCTCGAGGATGGTTTTACCACAGAGAACTCCGGTTGTGGCTTGCAAGAATTCCACATGTGGAGCCACTTGTCAAGACTCAGACTTATGAAAGGGGATCCTACATTTGTTTTGATCCAAACATGTGGGAAATAATCCATAAG GACAATTTTGTTCTCCAATACGAGGCAATTGAGAAACCAACACTTCCTTCTAGTCACGCTTAA
- the LOC105046064 gene encoding probable NOT transcription complex subunit VIP2 isoform X5 gives MPSSFASRNAAMSGIPSSGVQQPGGSISSGRFASNNIPVAMSQLSHGQSGVTNRGGISVVGNLAFSNSTNGVGGLVPGISSNLASAGNRNSVPGIGVSPILGNLGPRITGSVGNIVGGSNTGRSIVSGGLSVPGVASRMNLAANTGNGSLNVQGSNRLMSGILQQAPQMIGMLGNSYPTSGGPLSQSQMQTGNDALSSVGMLHDVNSNDNSPFDINDFPHLMGCPSSAGGPQGQLGSLRKQGVGISSIVQQNQEFSIQNEDFPALPGYKGNNSNFSMDLQQKEQVHDNMSMIQSQHLPMARSPAFNLGGTYPPNCQQQQQNASSVHNSGVFASGSNKDLLHMHGSDLFPSSHGTYHSQVQNMGPPSIGLRALNSPNPASSFGTYEQLIQQYQQPQNQSPFHLQQMSAVSQLYGDQNLKSMQGTQTPDRFGLLGLLSVIRMNDPDLTSLALGVDLTRLGLNLNSSDNLHKTFGSPWSDELGKGEPDYCIPTCYYAKQPPTLHQGHFSKFQRETLFYIFYSMPKDEAQLYAANELYSRGWFYHRELRLWLARIPHVEPLVKTQTYERGSYICFDPNMWEIIHKLLHCRTILFSNTRQLRNQHFLLVTLNISKCSTCKYLCTSVISPRNKCDPFYSSDRILWIISLCF, from the exons ATGCCTAGCTCATTTGCATCACGGAATGCAGCAATGAGTGGTATACCGTCAAGTGGTGTTCAGCAACCTGGGGGAAGCATTTCAAGTGGGCGATTTGCATCAAATAATATTCCAGTTGCTATGTCTCAG ctttCACATGGACAGTCAGGTGTCACCAATAGAGGGGGCATCAGTGTAGTGGGGAACCTTGCTTTTAGTAATAGCACAAATGGAGTTGGTGGTTTGGTACCTGGGATATCCTCTAACTTGGCTAGTGCTGGTAACCGTAATTCTGTTCCTGGGATTGGAGTTTCCCCAATTCTGGGAAATTTAGGTCCTCGAATCACAGGCTCAGTTGGAAATATTGTTGGTGGAAGCAACACTGGAAGAAGCATAGTCTCCGGTGGATTATCCGTTCCTGGTGTTGCATCACGTATGAATTTAGCTGCTAATACTGGAAATGGAAGTCTAAATGTCCAAGGTTCTAATAGGTTGATGAGTGGCATTCTTCAACAAG CACCACAGATGATTGGTATGCTTGGAAATTCTTATCCTACATCTGGAGGACCGTTATCTCAGAGCCAAATGCAAACAGGAAATGATGCATTAAGCTCTGTGGGGATGTTACATGATGTAAACTCTAATGATAATTCTCCTTTTGACATAAATGATTTTCCTCATTTGATGGGCTGTCCTAGTTCTGCTGGAGGACCTCAAGGGCAATTGG GTTCATTGCGAAAGCAAGGGGTTGGAATTAGCTCTATTGTACAACAGAACCAGGAATTTAGCATACAAAATGAAGATTTTCCGGCTTTGCCTGGATATAAAG GCAATAACTCAAATTTTTCTATGGATTTGCAGCAGAAGGAACAAGTTCATGATAACATGTCAATGATCCAGTCACAGCATTTACCT ATGGCTAGATCCCCTGCTTTTAACTTAGGAGGCACCTACCCACCTAACTGTCAGCAACAACAGCAGAATGCTTCTTCAGTCCATAATAGTGGAGTCTTTGCATCTGGAAGTAACAAAGACCTACTCCATATGCATGGCTCTGATCTGTTTCCGTCCTCTCATGGAACCTATCACTCTCAG GTTCAGAACATGGGGCCTCCTAGCATTGGATTGAGAGCTCTGAATTCTCCCAATCCTGCTTCTAGTTTTGGAACTTATGAGCAACTTATTCAGCAATATCAACAACCACAGAATCAATCTCCATTTCACTTGCAACAGATGTCTGCTGTTTCTCAGTTATATGGAGATCAGAATTTGAAGTCCATGCAGGGAACACAAACTCCTGATCGGTTTGGCTTGCTGGGTTTGTTAAGTGTAATAAGGATGAATGATCCAGATCTGACATCCCTTGCCTTAGGAGTTGACCTTACGAGATTAGGATTGAATTTGAACTCTTCAGATAATCTTCATAAGACATTTGGTTCTCCATGGTCTGATGAACTTGGCAAAGGAGAGCCTGACTATTGCATTCCTACTTGCTATTATGCCAAACAACCACCAACACTACAT CAAGGGCATTTTTCGAAGTTTCAGAGAGAGACACTATTTTACATCTTTTACAG CATGCCAAAAGATGAAGCTCAATTGTATGCTGCCAATGAACT ATATTCTCGAGGATGGTTTTACCACAGAGAACTCCGGTTGTGGCTTGCAAGAATTCCACATGTGGAGCCACTTGTCAAGACTCAGACTTATGAAAGGGGATCCTACATTTGTTTTGATCCAAACATGTGGGAAATAATCCATAAG CTGTTGCACTGCAGGACAATTTTGTTCTCCAATACGAGGCAATTGAGAAACCAACACTTCCTTCTAGTCACGCTTAACATTAGTAAATGCTCA
- the LOC105046064 gene encoding probable NOT transcription complex subunit VIP2 isoform X2, whose translation MSGLLNSGLNGSASNLSDSIGRPFATSFSAQSATVPGFHHSGLHNIHGSFNVPNMPSSFASRNAAMSGIPSSGVQQPGGSISSGRFASNNIPVAMSQLSHGQSGVTNRGGISVVGNLAFSNSTNGVGGLVPGISSNLASAGNRNSVPGIGVSPILGNLGPRITGSVGNIVGGSNTGRSIVSGGLSVPGVASRMNLAANTGNGSLNVQGSNRLMSGILQQAPQMIGMLGNSYPTSGGPLSQSQMQTGNDALSSVGMLHDVNSNDNSPFDINDFPHLMGCPSSAGGPQGQLGSLRKQGVGISSIVQQNQEFSIQNEDFPALPGYKGNNSNFSMDLQQKEQVHDNMSMIQSQHLPMARSPAFNLGGTYPPNCQQQQQNASSVHNSGVFASGSNKDLLHMHGSDLFPSSHGTYHSQVQNMGPPSIGLRALNSPNPASSFGTYEQLIQQYQQPQNQSPFHLQQMSAVSQLYGDQNLKSMQGTQTPDRFGLLGLLSVIRMNDPDLTSLALGVDLTRLGLNLNSSDNLHKTFGSPWSDELGKGEPDYCIPTCYYAKQPPTLHQGHFSKFQRETLFYIFYSMPKDEAQLYAANELYSRGWFYHRELRLWLARIPHVEPLVKTQTYERGSYICFDPNMWEIIHKLLHCRTILFSNTRQLRNQHFLLVTLNISKCSTYTSHHQFLIFLDLEWQALHLP comes from the exons ATGTCAGGGCTGCTCAAT TCAGGCCTGAATGGTTCAGCTTCAAATCTCTCTGACTCCATAGGCAGACCTTTTGCAACATCTTTTTCTGCTCAATCTGCAACAGTTCCTGGTTTTCATCACTCTG GATTGCACAACATTCATGGTAGCTTCAATGTTCCAAACATGCCTAGCTCATTTGCATCACGGAATGCAGCAATGAGTGGTATACCGTCAAGTGGTGTTCAGCAACCTGGGGGAAGCATTTCAAGTGGGCGATTTGCATCAAATAATATTCCAGTTGCTATGTCTCAG ctttCACATGGACAGTCAGGTGTCACCAATAGAGGGGGCATCAGTGTAGTGGGGAACCTTGCTTTTAGTAATAGCACAAATGGAGTTGGTGGTTTGGTACCTGGGATATCCTCTAACTTGGCTAGTGCTGGTAACCGTAATTCTGTTCCTGGGATTGGAGTTTCCCCAATTCTGGGAAATTTAGGTCCTCGAATCACAGGCTCAGTTGGAAATATTGTTGGTGGAAGCAACACTGGAAGAAGCATAGTCTCCGGTGGATTATCCGTTCCTGGTGTTGCATCACGTATGAATTTAGCTGCTAATACTGGAAATGGAAGTCTAAATGTCCAAGGTTCTAATAGGTTGATGAGTGGCATTCTTCAACAAG CACCACAGATGATTGGTATGCTTGGAAATTCTTATCCTACATCTGGAGGACCGTTATCTCAGAGCCAAATGCAAACAGGAAATGATGCATTAAGCTCTGTGGGGATGTTACATGATGTAAACTCTAATGATAATTCTCCTTTTGACATAAATGATTTTCCTCATTTGATGGGCTGTCCTAGTTCTGCTGGAGGACCTCAAGGGCAATTGG GTTCATTGCGAAAGCAAGGGGTTGGAATTAGCTCTATTGTACAACAGAACCAGGAATTTAGCATACAAAATGAAGATTTTCCGGCTTTGCCTGGATATAAAG GCAATAACTCAAATTTTTCTATGGATTTGCAGCAGAAGGAACAAGTTCATGATAACATGTCAATGATCCAGTCACAGCATTTACCT ATGGCTAGATCCCCTGCTTTTAACTTAGGAGGCACCTACCCACCTAACTGTCAGCAACAACAGCAGAATGCTTCTTCAGTCCATAATAGTGGAGTCTTTGCATCTGGAAGTAACAAAGACCTACTCCATATGCATGGCTCTGATCTGTTTCCGTCCTCTCATGGAACCTATCACTCTCAG GTTCAGAACATGGGGCCTCCTAGCATTGGATTGAGAGCTCTGAATTCTCCCAATCCTGCTTCTAGTTTTGGAACTTATGAGCAACTTATTCAGCAATATCAACAACCACAGAATCAATCTCCATTTCACTTGCAACAGATGTCTGCTGTTTCTCAGTTATATGGAGATCAGAATTTGAAGTCCATGCAGGGAACACAAACTCCTGATCGGTTTGGCTTGCTGGGTTTGTTAAGTGTAATAAGGATGAATGATCCAGATCTGACATCCCTTGCCTTAGGAGTTGACCTTACGAGATTAGGATTGAATTTGAACTCTTCAGATAATCTTCATAAGACATTTGGTTCTCCATGGTCTGATGAACTTGGCAAAGGAGAGCCTGACTATTGCATTCCTACTTGCTATTATGCCAAACAACCACCAACACTACAT CAAGGGCATTTTTCGAAGTTTCAGAGAGAGACACTATTTTACATCTTTTACAG CATGCCAAAAGATGAAGCTCAATTGTATGCTGCCAATGAACT ATATTCTCGAGGATGGTTTTACCACAGAGAACTCCGGTTGTGGCTTGCAAGAATTCCACATGTGGAGCCACTTGTCAAGACTCAGACTTATGAAAGGGGATCCTACATTTGTTTTGATCCAAACATGTGGGAAATAATCCATAAG CTGTTGCACTGCAGGACAATTTTGTTCTCCAATACGAGGCAATTGAGAAACCAACACTTCCTTCTAGTCACGCTTAACATTAGTAAATGCTCA
- the LOC105046064 gene encoding probable NOT transcription complex subunit VIP2 isoform X3 — protein sequence MQGLHNIHGSFNVPNMPSSFASRNAAMSGIPSSGVQQPGGSISSGRFASNNIPVAMSQLSHGQSGVTNRGGISVVGNLAFSNSTNGVGGLVPGISSNLASAGNRNSVPGIGVSPILGNLGPRITGSVGNIVGGSNTGRSIVSGGLSVPGVASRMNLAANTGNGSLNVQGSNRLMSGILQQAPQMIGMLGNSYPTSGGPLSQSQMQTGNDALSSVGMLHDVNSNDNSPFDINDFPHLMGCPSSAGGPQGQLGSLRKQGVGISSIVQQNQEFSIQNEDFPALPGYKGNNSNFSMDLQQKEQVHDNMSMIQSQHLPMARSPAFNLGGTYPPNCQQQQQNASSVHNSGVFASGSNKDLLHMHGSDLFPSSHGTYHSQVQNMGPPSIGLRALNSPNPASSFGTYEQLIQQYQQPQNQSPFHLQQMSAVSQLYGDQNLKSMQGTQTPDRFGLLGLLSVIRMNDPDLTSLALGVDLTRLGLNLNSSDNLHKTFGSPWSDELGKGEPDYCIPTCYYAKQPPTLHQGHFSKFQRETLFYIFYSMPKDEAQLYAANELYSRGWFYHRELRLWLARIPHVEPLVKTQTYERGSYICFDPNMWEIIHKLLHCRTILFSNTRQLRNQHFLLVTLNISKCSTCKYLCTSVISPRNKCDPFYSSDRILWIISLCF from the exons ATGCAAGGATTGCACAACATTCATGGTAGCTTCAATGTTCCAAACATGCCTAGCTCATTTGCATCACGGAATGCAGCAATGAGTGGTATACCGTCAAGTGGTGTTCAGCAACCTGGGGGAAGCATTTCAAGTGGGCGATTTGCATCAAATAATATTCCAGTTGCTATGTCTCAG ctttCACATGGACAGTCAGGTGTCACCAATAGAGGGGGCATCAGTGTAGTGGGGAACCTTGCTTTTAGTAATAGCACAAATGGAGTTGGTGGTTTGGTACCTGGGATATCCTCTAACTTGGCTAGTGCTGGTAACCGTAATTCTGTTCCTGGGATTGGAGTTTCCCCAATTCTGGGAAATTTAGGTCCTCGAATCACAGGCTCAGTTGGAAATATTGTTGGTGGAAGCAACACTGGAAGAAGCATAGTCTCCGGTGGATTATCCGTTCCTGGTGTTGCATCACGTATGAATTTAGCTGCTAATACTGGAAATGGAAGTCTAAATGTCCAAGGTTCTAATAGGTTGATGAGTGGCATTCTTCAACAAG CACCACAGATGATTGGTATGCTTGGAAATTCTTATCCTACATCTGGAGGACCGTTATCTCAGAGCCAAATGCAAACAGGAAATGATGCATTAAGCTCTGTGGGGATGTTACATGATGTAAACTCTAATGATAATTCTCCTTTTGACATAAATGATTTTCCTCATTTGATGGGCTGTCCTAGTTCTGCTGGAGGACCTCAAGGGCAATTGG GTTCATTGCGAAAGCAAGGGGTTGGAATTAGCTCTATTGTACAACAGAACCAGGAATTTAGCATACAAAATGAAGATTTTCCGGCTTTGCCTGGATATAAAG GCAATAACTCAAATTTTTCTATGGATTTGCAGCAGAAGGAACAAGTTCATGATAACATGTCAATGATCCAGTCACAGCATTTACCT ATGGCTAGATCCCCTGCTTTTAACTTAGGAGGCACCTACCCACCTAACTGTCAGCAACAACAGCAGAATGCTTCTTCAGTCCATAATAGTGGAGTCTTTGCATCTGGAAGTAACAAAGACCTACTCCATATGCATGGCTCTGATCTGTTTCCGTCCTCTCATGGAACCTATCACTCTCAG GTTCAGAACATGGGGCCTCCTAGCATTGGATTGAGAGCTCTGAATTCTCCCAATCCTGCTTCTAGTTTTGGAACTTATGAGCAACTTATTCAGCAATATCAACAACCACAGAATCAATCTCCATTTCACTTGCAACAGATGTCTGCTGTTTCTCAGTTATATGGAGATCAGAATTTGAAGTCCATGCAGGGAACACAAACTCCTGATCGGTTTGGCTTGCTGGGTTTGTTAAGTGTAATAAGGATGAATGATCCAGATCTGACATCCCTTGCCTTAGGAGTTGACCTTACGAGATTAGGATTGAATTTGAACTCTTCAGATAATCTTCATAAGACATTTGGTTCTCCATGGTCTGATGAACTTGGCAAAGGAGAGCCTGACTATTGCATTCCTACTTGCTATTATGCCAAACAACCACCAACACTACAT CAAGGGCATTTTTCGAAGTTTCAGAGAGAGACACTATTTTACATCTTTTACAG CATGCCAAAAGATGAAGCTCAATTGTATGCTGCCAATGAACT ATATTCTCGAGGATGGTTTTACCACAGAGAACTCCGGTTGTGGCTTGCAAGAATTCCACATGTGGAGCCACTTGTCAAGACTCAGACTTATGAAAGGGGATCCTACATTTGTTTTGATCCAAACATGTGGGAAATAATCCATAAG CTGTTGCACTGCAGGACAATTTTGTTCTCCAATACGAGGCAATTGAGAAACCAACACTTCCTTCTAGTCACGCTTAACATTAGTAAATGCTCA